The following DNA comes from Panulirus ornatus isolate Po-2019 chromosome 59, ASM3632096v1, whole genome shotgun sequence.
taaacgaatggggcctttgttgtcttttcctagcgctacttcgcacacatgaggggggagggggttgttatttcatgtgtggcgagttggcgatgggaatgaataaaggcagacagtatgaattatgtacatgtgtatatatgtatatgtctgtgtgtgtatatatatatatatgtatacgtttagatgtaaaggtatgtatatttgcgtgtgtggacgtgtatgtgggtgggttgggccattctttcgtctgtttccttgcgctacctcgctaacgtgggagacagcgacaaagcaaaataattagaataaataaataaataaataaatatatatatatatatatattgttagaagcagtgaaaagtttttatcgaggatgtaaggcatgtgtacgtgtaggaagagaggaaagtgattggttctcagtgaatgtaggtttgcgccaggggtgtgtgatgtctccatggttgtttaatttgtttatggatggggttgtaagggaggtaaatgcaagagtcctggaaagaggggcaagtatgaagtctgttggggatgagagagcttgggaagtgagtcagttgttgttcgctgatgatacagcgctggtggctgattcatgtgagaaactgcagaagctggtgactgagtttggtaaagtgtgtggaagaagaaagttgagagtaaatgtgaataagagcaaggttattaggtacagtaggggtgagggtcaagtcaattgggaggtgagtttgaatggagaaaaactggaggaagtgaagtgttttagatatctgggagtggatctgtcagcggatggaaccatggaagcggaagtggatcatagggtgggggagggggcgaaaattttgggagccttgaaaaatgtgtggaagtcgagaacattatctcggaaagcaaaaatgggtatgtttgagggaatagtggttccaacaatgttgtatggttgcgaggcgtgggctatggatagagatgtgcgcaggaggatggatgtgctggaaatgagatgtttgaggacaatgtgtggtgtgaggtggtttgatcgagtaggtaacgtaagggtaagagagatgtgtggaaataaaaagagcgtggttgagagagcagaagagggtgttttgaaatggtttgggcacatggagagaatgagtgaggagagattgaccaagaggatatatgtgtcggaggtggagggaacgaggagaagagggagaccaaattggaggtggaaagatggagtgaaaaagattttgtgtgatcggggcctgaacatgcaggagggtgaaaggagggcaagaaatagagtgaattggagtcatgtggtatacaggggttgacgtgctgtcagtggattgaagcaaggcatgtgaagcgtctggggtaaaccatggaaagctgtgtaggtatgtatatttgcgtgtgtggacgtgtgtatgtacatgtgtatgggggggggggccatttctttcgtctgtttccttgcgctacctcgcaaacgcgggagacagcgacaaagtataaaaaaaaaaaaaaaaaaaaaaaaaaatatatatatatatatatatatatatatatatatatatatatatatatatatatatatatatatatatatatatatatatattgttacgaactcaaatataatatatattcggacaaggtcgccaatttatattgttacgaactcagcacttattatagcaaggtcgccagcaacatatatatgttacaaatactctactggtcctcgtctttgcaaggacggtagatttgtaatatagcacaactcaggatgacgctatcttaacgttatagggttaaacaaacacaaaggttagaattacttataatgaaaagaattcaaatgtacaaggtgaacacataaatcaggcacgaatcatttacgttaacactgaacatgagtttaacattgaacatatgttaacaattccagataagatttcaaaccaggagatctctttccgttgacactttgctcgatagcattacatttagttagattctgacgtgacacagtaacaatcgttgcacttagctaacctgacgcacCACAGTAACATCGttgttatacttagttaagcttgacttgacacagtaacatatcattacacttagttaagcttggcatgacacagtaaacatcttacaacctagtcatacttgacgggacacagtaacatcttacaacctagtcaaacttgacgggacacagtaacatcttacaacctagtcaaacttgacgggacacagtaacatcttacaacctagggcagcggtggctacggggttcgagacagggaaagcctacattaccttttgttgttgggctcgagactggtgaaggaatcaaggtctcagacgattgtctgagcttttatctgaatgaccaacaaggcaggaacagctggccacgcctcgacccgccacctagttctgctataggtcacaatgacacaattgcccttgataggtcaagagactggttgtcatgccctctcctcgacttgattggctgaaggaggcctaaggtccggcctacacatgtggcgtgcatccagcctcctctgttcctttgtccacgccggcagcgaacgcacgtgacgacacaccgtagctgttcccatggttggacctgacgccgtcgagctgacgccgtcgacctgacgtttgggtgttacagggctggtcaaggtctgggtcaagacatgattactaaggcaatcaacacggtcagggagggtgagatccgggccgatagaagccgctccctacacccaggacacgtcatacacagagatacaccaagacacatacgaaccacgtggacacaaacacacgtgttccgtaacacccccctccttaaaggagaaaattcctagaagaggaattttctagcgttaagagcgggataaacaatcggctaacacattatgtgcgccagcaatatggtgaatatctaactactcttgaaaaagaaaaacaaggcccacctgattaatatctgactccgatcccataacttaacattttgaaaggggttggtAGTCAGTAAACTCTAAActgattgcctgaaggacacaaatatataaagtgttataacacaaataacagacaaaggttccatctccatggtggctatttgtttgggctcaaccttctctctgtcctcctgcacgaGGACTtcagcgtcagcatcgctggccttcacagctaatctggttggagcctgcaaaatataacagttaaaaaaagtagtgttcctaattgatgagagagactgtctcacactgctcattccaaacatcaacAACTGTCAAAGGGgattgcgagtgttgcaaaatttacaatgacatCCTACAGTACCCAACCATATCCGAGTTCAGTTTTCTCacacctccgcccgggtcccaggtctccgagacACTCGTAGCTAAGTCGTCGGCTTCCTCACacgcggctaccgctggacgtaagatgatgcagactggcaccgtcggttccaaggggagAGGTTCACGACTGAAACATGGCTTAGGCACGTTGATGTGGCATAAACTCTGACttctgcgcctatcggggatagagacaaggtaatttgagtctcctacactccagatgatggcgtagggaccctgaaaccgggcaaccaagggttgacctggctgctgtagtagaagcaacacctcgtcgcccgcctcaaaccttctcaaacgagatcgtttgtcaggccatattgtcctccgttcctgagtctctcttgaatgggtgcgagacaaatcctcagtctcatccaCTGATTCTTGTACAGACTCAGAATCAGCacgggaggtatcacacatctcctccctcatctcatcctcatggagagtcttctctcttgaatgggcgcgagacaaatccacaGTCTCACCCACCgaatctcgttcggactcgaaactagcacaggaggcatcacacagcttatcctcaccaatttcatcctcatggagagtcttctctcttgaatgggcgcgagacaagtCCTCATTCTCATCTGCTGcttcttgtacggactcgtaaccagCACAAGAAGTATCACACATCTTCTCATTAATTTTGTCCTCAAGGagaatcttctctcttgaatgggagcGAGACAAATCCACAGTCTTACTCACTGAgtctcgttcggactcgaaatCAGCatgggaggtatcacacagcttctcctcaccaatttcatcctcatggagagtcttctctcttgaatgggtgcgagacaaatACTCAGTCTCATCCACTGATTCTTGTACAGACTCAGAACCAGCACAGAAGGTATCACACTTCTCACTAATTTTGTCCTCAGGGagaatcttctctcttgaatgggcgcgagacaaatccacaGTCTCACCCACCGAATCTCGTTCAGACTCGAGATCAGCacgggaggtatcacacatctcctccctcatctcatcctcatggagagtcttccctcttaaatgggcgcgagacaaactctcagtctcaacggagtctacaccaggggagagggtatcacacagctccctctcactagactcactcgtagggagagacttcacttcctccgacttaacggagtctaccccaggggagagggtatcacacagcttctcgctggcctcactctcatgcagagtctttaagtccgccgtctcaacggaatctacaccaggggagagggtatcacgcaGCTTCTCCTCGCTGTCCTCACTcgcatgaagagtctttaagtccactgtctcaacgaaGACtataccaggagagagggtatcacacagcttcctctcgctggccttactcggggggagagtctttaaATCCACTGTTTCAACGGAGGCAactccaggggagagggtatcacacagcttcctctcgctggtcttcgcttcctccgtcttaacggctatgtcctcaggcacacggcctgccgtgccagttgtcataggcctggcaccatcgtggttgtagactatctctggtacctcttcctcaagctgcactgcctccgtggactccaccgggcccgtaggcaacaccggcactgggttcatcttcccacccgctaggtcactgcctaacacaacgtccacgtctaagacaggtaacTTATCTACAGTCCCTACAAGGGCATGGTCCGTAAAGAGATCTGTTCCTACTAtcacatcaactagtggagcttccttgggacccgacagtccatctggcAAGacgcggtctccaaactcttctcgcggcaccaagccatccaacatcggggactgcagcgcaccagaatcccgtgatacggtttcttttcgtcgtacaccacatctactgacacaaccctcagacaggaacgcattgtagttcccacagaacggatccttaactacttgattaacactctcacaacccctcactttcctaagagcagggacagccttacctactttattaagtggacctaaagctgagaagagacttaccgacctacttttggtaaagtctctggattccttcgctcgagcccagcaatccttcacctggtgcccagccttgccacaatgagaacaaaactttacttcctgtgagtatttcccctgacttttacgagttaccggcaaggtagcagattcaggtgggattacattaccattggtcctccctctgtcgTCGTAGCCATTTGAACGTCTGCCcacgtcaagtttactgaacttcggtacatgtaagttacccaactgagacgacactggtcctgatggtgaagcgtttagtctaagtctttcacgttcgaaagctaacctagcttgttcagtcttcttcttctgcacttgtaactgtgccaCTTGTGCTTGTGCAtcgatcttagctatctctagctgctttcgccaataactgagatcaacattaatatcactagggatatggggaaggatcgagactttgaCCGACTTTaatgattgagcggtattgtcaacactgatcaacgacatgattaatgaatcaaggaaagagattccgttaaggcaagaaaaatcctggcagggtcgccagtttatatgttacgaactcaaatataatatatattcggacaaggtcgccaatttatattgttacgaactcagcacttattatagcaaggtcgccagcaacatatatatgttacaaatactctactggtcctcgtctttgcaaggacggtagatttgtaatatagcacaactcaggatgacgctatcttaacgttatagggttaaacaaacacaaaggttagaattacttataatgaaaagaattcaaatgtacaaggtgaacacataaatcaggcacgaatcatttacgttaacactgaacatgagtttaacattgaacatatgttaacaattccagataagatttcaaaccaggagatctctttccgttgacactttgctcgatagcattacatttagttagattctgacgtgacacagtaacaatcgttgcacttagctaacctgacgcaacacagtaacatcgttgttatacttagttaagcttgacttgacacagtaacatatcattacacttagttaagcttggcatgacacagtaaacatcttacaacctagtcatacttgacgggacacagtaacatcttacaacctagtcaaacttgacgggacacagtaacatcttacaacctagtcaaacttgacgggacacagtaacatcttacaacctagggcagcggtggctacggggttcgagacagggaaagcctacattaccttttgttgttgggctcgagactggtgaaggaatcaaggtctcagacgattgtctgagcttttatctgaatgaccaacaaggcaggaacagctggccacgcctcgacccgccacctagttctgctataggtcacaatgacacaattgcccttgataggtcaagagactggttgtcatgccctctcctcgacttgattggctgaaggaggcctaaggtccggcctacacatgtggcgtgcatccagcctcctctgttcctttgtccacgccggcagcgaacgcacgtgacgacacaccgtagctgttcccatggttggacctgacgccgtcgagctgacgccgtcgacctgacgtttgggtgttacagggctggtcaaggtctgggtcaagacatgattactaaggcaatcaacacggtcagggagggtgagatccgggccgatagaagccgctccctacacccaggacacgtcatacacagagatacaccaagacacatacgaaccacgtggacacaaacacacgtgttccgtaacaatatatatatatatataaatttttaaaatggggatcagaagaaggagtcacgcggggagtgctcatcctcctcgaaggctcagattggagtgtctaaatgtgtgtgaatgtaaccaagatgagaaaaaaaggagagataggtcgtatgtttacggaaaggaacctggatgttttggctctgagtgaaacgaagctcaagagtaaaggggaatagtggcatgggaatgtcttgggagcaaagtcaggggtcagtgagaggacaagagcaaaggagggagtagcactcaTCCTGAAGAAGGatttgtgggaatatgtgatagagtgtaagaaagttaactctagattgatatggggaaaactgaaagtggaaggagagagatgggttattatcggtgcttatgcacctggtcatgggaagaaagatcatgagaggcaagtgttttggaagcggttgagtgagtgtgttagcagctttgatgcacgagaccgggtgatagagatggttgatttgaatgcaaaggtgagtaatgtggcagttgagagtacagttggtgtacatggggtgttcagtgttgtaaatggaaatggtgaagagcttgtggatttgtgtactgaaaaaggactggtgattgggaatacctggtttaaaaagagagatatgcatgaaTATgcgcatgtgagtaggagagatggccagacggcgttattggattacgtgttaattgataggcgtgtaaaagagagatttttggatgataatgtgtgaagaggggcagctggagggatgtctgatcactatcttgtggaggcgatggtgaagatttgtaggttttttttttttttgtaggtggggagatgagagtggtgagagtaagtgagcttggaaaagagaggtgtgtgaggaagtaccagaagaggttgagtgcaaaatggcaaaaggtgagagcaaatgacgtaaggggagtggggaggaatgggatgtatttagggaagcagtgatagcttgcgctttcgcatgcatatggcatgagagaggtgggagttgggcagattagaaagggtagtgagtggtgggatgaagaagtaagattgttagtgaaagaaaagagagaggcatttggacgatttttgcagcgaagtagtgcaaatgactgggagatgtataaaagaaagtggcaggaggtcaagagaaatgtgcaagaggcggaaaagagggcaaatgagagctaagaatgtatcattaaattttagggagaataaaaagatgttttggaagaaggtaaataaagtgcgtaagagaagagaacaaatgggagcatcggtgaaaggggagaatgaggaggtaataacaagtagtgatgaagtgagaagacggagtgaatattttgaaggtttgttgaatgtgtttgatgaccgagtggcagatgtagggtgttttggtcgaggcgaaGTAAGACGGCCGGCAAGGCgttgggtttggatgttattgctgtggactttataaaaaaaggggggtgattttgttgttgattggttggtaaggatattcagtgtatgtatggatcatggtgaagtgcctgaggattggcggaatgcatgcacagtgccattgtacaaaggcaaaggggataaaggcgagtgttcaaattacaaaggcataagttagttgagtatgcctgggaaatcatatgggagggtattgactgaaagggtgaaagcatgtacagagcatcagattgggaaagagcagcgtggtttcagaaggggtagaggatgtgtggatcaggtgtttgctttgaagatatatgtgagaaatcgaaaaaaacagatggatttgtatgtagcatttatggatctggagaaggcatatgatagggtgggtagagatgctttgtggaaggttttaagagtttatagtttgggaggtaagttgctagaagcagtgaaaagttttacaaaggatgtaaggcatgtgtccgagtaggaaga
Coding sequences within:
- the LOC139767220 gene encoding uncharacterized protein, with product MSLISVDNTAQSLKSVKVSILPHIPSDINVDLSYWRKQLEIAKIDAQAQVAQLQVQKKKTEQARLAFERERLRLNASPSGPVSSQLGNLHVPKFSKLDVGRRSNGYDDRGRTNGNVIPPESATLPVTRKSQGKYSQEVKFCSHCGKAGHQVKDCWARAKESRDFTKSRSVSLFSALGPLNKVGKAVPALRKVRGCESVNQVVKDPFCGNYNAFLSEGCVSRCGVRRKETVSRDSGALQSPMLDGLVPREEFGDRVLPDGLSGPKEAPLVDVIVGTDLFTDHALVGTVDKLPVLDVDVVLGSDLAGGKMNPVPVLPTGPVESTEAVQLEEEVPEIVYNHDGARPMTTGTAGRVPEDIAVKTEEAKTSERKLCDTLSPGVASVETVDLKTLPPSKASERKLCDTLSPGIVFVETVDLKTLHASEDSEEKLRDTLSPGVDSVETADLKTLHESEASEKLCDTLSPGVDSVKSEEVKSLPTSESSERELCDTLSPGVDSVETESLSRAHLRGKTLHEDEMREEMCDTSRADLESERDSVGETVDLSRAHSREKILPEDKISEKCDTFCAGSESVQESVDETEYLSRTHSREKTLHEDEIGEEKLCDTSHADFESERDSVSKTVDLSRSHSREKILLEDKINEKMCDTSCAGYESVQEAADENEDLSRAHSREKTLHEDEIGEDKLCDASCASFESERDSVGETVDLSRAHSREKTLHEDEMREEMCDTSRADSESVQESVDETEDLSRTHSRETQERRTIWPDKRSRLRRFEAGDEVLLLLQQPGQPLVARFQGPYAIIWSVGDSNYLVSIPDRRRSQSLCHINVPKPCFSREPLPLEPTVPVCIILRPAVAACEEADDLATSVSETWDPGGGVRKLNSDMVGYCRMSL